The Candidatus Neomarinimicrobiota bacterium genome has a window encoding:
- a CDS encoding ABC transporter permease subunit has protein sequence MRDQLVLALRHVGVIFRKEIGAYFNSPVAYITLVVFLLISGWFFSSSFFLINESDLRGLFNIIPVIYLFFIPAITMGLIAREKSSGTMELLVTLPLEDWEVIMGKYLAAVALIAVGLLYTLFHFITLTFVGSNIDVGAILAGYLGLLLAGGVYAAAGIFCSAVTGNQITAFILAFLIVFAFFMMDKVLFFIPGFLTAIVQYVSTDYHLSNISRGVIDSRNLIYFGTVIAVFLLLAVRVLEMRKWR, from the coding sequence GTGCGTGATCAGCTAGTGCTTGCCCTGCGGCACGTGGGCGTTATTTTCCGCAAGGAGATCGGCGCCTATTTCAACAGCCCGGTGGCCTACATCACCCTGGTAGTGTTCCTGCTGATCAGCGGCTGGTTTTTCTCCAGCTCATTCTTTCTCATCAATGAATCCGACCTGCGGGGCCTGTTCAACATCATCCCGGTAATCTATCTGTTCTTTATACCCGCGATTACCATGGGGCTCATCGCCCGGGAGAAGAGCTCCGGGACCATGGAACTGCTGGTAACGCTGCCCCTGGAGGACTGGGAAGTGATAATGGGGAAGTATCTGGCGGCGGTAGCTCTGATTGCCGTGGGTTTGCTGTATACCCTGTTTCACTTTATCACGCTGACCTTTGTAGGGAGCAACATCGATGTGGGGGCCATCTTGGCTGGCTACCTGGGTTTGCTGCTGGCCGGGGGCGTGTATGCCGCGGCCGGCATCTTCTGCAGTGCGGTTACCGGCAACCAGATCACCGCCTTCATTCTGGCCTTCCTCATTGTGTTCGCTTTCTTCATGATGGATAAGGTATTGTTTTTCATCCCCGGTTTCCTCACGGCCATCGTGCAGTACGTCAGCACTGACTACCATTTGTCCAATATCTCCCGCGGGGTGATTGACTCTCGTAACCTGATTTACTTCGGTACGGTTATCGCCGTGTTTCTCCTTCTGGCGGTGCGGGTGCTTGAAATGCGGAAATGGAGGTAG
- a CDS encoding phosphate acyltransferase, whose protein sequence is MPDPITSFERLYQRLERIPPLTLVVAAPEDETILAALDTAVQNQWIKPILVRQQDRLELLLSRLGLEPEPFAIEDIQPGLAAGRAVELLRSGEAQLLMKGKIPTAELLRAVLNRETGLLRPVNQRTEGEESAAAEPRLLSHVAVVESPHYPRLMLCTDGGVNIEQPLPVLRDILHNALELSRALDTPIPKVAAMALVENVTEKLPETRLAQTLAQEADQGRFGRCLVEGPLALDVALSAEAAECKGIPSKIAGKTDIFLGPNIIATNFMVKALMSVGGARGGGVVLGAITPIVLLSRSDAPDTRLNSIALALAAVLHQNQHPAFGNIRQTSLEFS, encoded by the coding sequence ATGCCTGACCCCATCACTTCCTTCGAGCGACTATACCAGCGGCTGGAGAGGATTCCGCCGCTTACCCTCGTCGTAGCAGCCCCGGAGGACGAAACCATTCTGGCTGCGCTCGACACCGCCGTGCAAAACCAGTGGATTAAACCCATACTGGTGAGACAGCAAGACCGGCTGGAGCTGCTGCTGTCCCGGCTGGGGCTGGAACCAGAACCCTTTGCCATCGAGGACATCCAACCCGGACTGGCGGCAGGGCGGGCCGTCGAGCTGCTGCGCTCCGGCGAGGCGCAGCTGCTGATGAAGGGCAAAATCCCCACCGCCGAACTCCTGCGGGCCGTGCTGAATCGAGAAACCGGGCTGCTGCGGCCGGTGAATCAGAGAACCGAGGGAGAGGAATCCGCTGCGGCCGAACCCCGCCTTTTGAGCCACGTGGCCGTGGTAGAGTCGCCCCATTACCCGCGGCTGATGCTCTGTACCGACGGCGGGGTCAATATCGAACAGCCCCTGCCCGTGCTCCGGGATATCCTCCACAATGCGCTGGAGCTGAGCCGGGCGCTGGATACGCCCATACCGAAGGTGGCAGCCATGGCCCTGGTCGAGAACGTGACCGAGAAGTTGCCGGAAACGCGCCTGGCGCAGACCCTGGCCCAGGAAGCGGATCAAGGCCGCTTCGGCCGCTGCCTGGTGGAAGGACCGCTGGCCCTGGATGTCGCCCTCTCAGCCGAGGCCGCGGAATGCAAGGGTATCCCCTCTAAAATCGCCGGCAAGACCGACATCTTCCTGGGTCCCAACATCATCGCCACCAACTTCATGGTCAAGGCCCTCATGTCGGTAGGGGGCGCCAGGGGAGGTGGTGTGGTGCTGGGCGCCATTACGCCCATCGTGCTGCTGAGCCGCTCCGACGCGCCGGATACTCGCCTTAACTCCATTGCCCTGGCACTGGCTGCGGTCCTGCATCAAAACCAGCATCCCGCCTTCGGTAACATCCGGCAGACCAGCCTGGAATTCAGTTGA
- a CDS encoding short-chain dehydrogenase has translation MDIRNRKVLVLGGYGMVGMAVCRRLAAEKPAELIIASLLEGEALAAVEQLQPEVNEVRLTPIWGNIFVRDSLKDLTREEILNSPEHRARLIADVMEPLDDDIMEHSTLHQIISRHQPHVIIDAVNSATGLAYQDVYHSYYMVNKELNSAREQATLTEGFISEVEKLMATLYTPQIIRHIQLLYTSMIANNTGIYIKIGTSGTGGMGLNIPYTHSEEKPSRVLLSKSSLAGAHTMLLFLMGRTPDAPITKEIKPAAAIAWKAIDYGVIKKRGQPIELVDCTPDEATLLEGTFRFQDRGNWRSLGRHLESVYVDTGENGTFSLGEFECITTIGQMEFVTPEEVATNIILEIKGDNTGSDIINALDNAIMGPTYRAGTMREQALAR, from the coding sequence ATGGATATTCGTAATCGCAAAGTATTGGTCCTGGGCGGCTACGGAATGGTTGGGATGGCGGTTTGCCGCCGATTGGCCGCGGAAAAACCGGCGGAGCTGATCATCGCCTCCCTGCTGGAAGGTGAAGCCCTGGCCGCCGTCGAGCAGCTCCAACCGGAAGTGAACGAAGTACGGCTAACACCGATATGGGGCAATATCTTCGTCCGGGACAGTCTGAAAGACCTGACCCGGGAGGAGATTCTCAACAGCCCCGAGCATCGGGCACGCCTTATCGCCGACGTCATGGAGCCCCTGGATGACGACATTATGGAGCACTCCACCCTCCACCAGATCATCTCCCGCCACCAACCCCACGTCATCATCGACGCGGTGAACTCAGCTACCGGGCTGGCCTACCAGGATGTCTATCATAGCTACTACATGGTGAATAAGGAGCTGAACAGCGCCCGGGAACAGGCCACACTTACCGAGGGCTTCATTTCCGAGGTGGAGAAACTCATGGCCACCCTTTATACGCCCCAGATTATCCGGCACATCCAGCTTCTATACACGAGTATGATAGCCAACAATACCGGGATTTATATCAAGATCGGCACCAGCGGCACCGGGGGCATGGGCCTGAACATCCCCTACACCCATAGTGAAGAAAAGCCCTCCCGGGTGCTCCTGTCCAAGTCCTCGCTGGCGGGCGCCCATACCATGCTGCTGTTCCTCATGGGACGCACACCGGACGCACCCATCACCAAAGAGATCAAACCGGCGGCCGCCATCGCCTGGAAAGCCATCGACTATGGCGTCATCAAAAAACGCGGCCAGCCTATCGAACTCGTCGACTGCACCCCCGATGAAGCCACGCTGCTGGAGGGAACTTTCCGCTTCCAGGACCGCGGCAACTGGCGCTCGCTGGGCCGTCACCTGGAAAGCGTCTACGTGGACACCGGGGAAAATGGCACCTTCTCCCTGGGCGAGTTTGAGTGCATCACCACCATCGGGCAAATGGAATTCGTTACCCCCGAGGAAGTGGCCACTAACATCATCCTAGAGATTAAGGGGGACAACACCGGCAGTGACATCATTAACGCCCTCGACAACGCCATCATGGGGCCAACCTATCGAGCCGGCACCATGCGGGAACAGGCCCTGGCCCGC
- a CDS encoding GldG family protein has protein sequence MMNITNRRNFLIYVAAIAVIVVFANLISRRLFFRWDLTRSKIYTLSESSRNIIGKLDDRLLAKVYFSDNLPGDYANSRRYLQDMLEEFQAYSGGKFHFEFYRPEDDQELEQEAQRYGIPPMQLQAVESDRLEIKNVWMGLALLYEDKRETIPVIQSTTGLEYDLASAIKKLIDTDKRTVGIVQDPEWEGKNKNVEELLRQTYDVRTVSLERPVAPDIDLLLLNSVKDSLSTDELYNLDQFIMSGRGVFLAQNRIDADLSRGFGSETRSNLFAALEHYGVNITSNLVADRICSQVGVETQRGIFRIRNAVNYPFFPVIQSFNERNIIVSGLEQLRLFFTSEVTSALDSARLESAEFEPLMFTSPYTAVMPGPTYMLSHQNNPTFARLNGPGRTVAGLLKGAMSSVFTDLTKPGGASDFLPATAGGQLLLIGDGNFLSDDAGGGMPGNLNLVINAVDYLVGDEELIELRGREVTTRPLKDLADGTRRSLKWVNILGPSALMVATGLWRWRSTRRRRKILEEAYEK, from the coding sequence ATGATGAATATTACCAACCGGCGCAACTTCCTGATCTACGTGGCAGCGATTGCGGTGATTGTGGTGTTCGCCAATCTGATCTCCCGGCGGCTTTTTTTCCGCTGGGATCTCACGCGGAGCAAGATCTATACGCTTTCCGAATCCAGCCGGAACATCATCGGCAAGCTGGACGACCGGCTGCTGGCCAAGGTCTATTTCTCCGATAACCTCCCCGGTGACTATGCCAACAGTCGGCGGTATCTCCAGGATATGCTGGAGGAGTTCCAGGCCTACTCCGGCGGCAAATTCCACTTCGAGTTTTACCGCCCCGAAGACGACCAGGAGCTTGAGCAGGAGGCCCAGCGCTACGGTATTCCGCCCATGCAGCTGCAGGCGGTGGAGAGTGACCGGCTCGAAATCAAGAACGTCTGGATGGGACTGGCCCTGCTGTATGAAGACAAGCGGGAGACCATCCCGGTGATCCAATCCACCACCGGCCTGGAGTACGACCTGGCCTCGGCCATCAAGAAGCTCATCGACACCGATAAGCGCACGGTGGGCATCGTCCAGGACCCGGAATGGGAGGGCAAGAACAAGAACGTCGAGGAGCTGCTGCGGCAGACCTACGACGTGCGCACCGTCAGCCTGGAGCGCCCCGTCGCGCCGGATATCGACCTGCTGCTGCTCAACAGCGTGAAGGACAGCCTGTCTACCGACGAGTTGTACAACCTGGACCAGTTCATCATGTCCGGGCGGGGTGTGTTCCTGGCCCAGAACCGGATAGACGCCGACCTGTCGCGGGGTTTCGGCTCCGAGACCCGGAGCAACCTGTTTGCGGCGCTGGAGCACTACGGGGTGAACATCACCTCCAATCTGGTGGCGGACCGCATCTGCAGCCAGGTGGGAGTGGAGACCCAGCGGGGCATCTTCCGGATTCGCAACGCCGTGAACTACCCCTTCTTCCCCGTTATCCAGAGCTTTAACGAAAGAAACATTATCGTCTCCGGTCTGGAGCAGCTGCGGCTCTTTTTCACCAGCGAGGTGACTTCGGCCCTTGATTCGGCGCGCCTGGAGAGCGCCGAGTTTGAGCCTTTGATGTTCACCAGCCCCTACACGGCGGTGATGCCGGGCCCCACCTATATGCTGAGCCACCAGAACAACCCCACTTTCGCCCGTCTGAACGGTCCGGGCCGGACGGTGGCCGGGCTGCTCAAGGGGGCTATGTCCAGTGTCTTTACCGATTTAACCAAGCCCGGGGGCGCGAGCGACTTTTTGCCGGCCACGGCCGGGGGCCAGCTGCTGCTGATCGGTGACGGGAATTTCCTCTCGGATGATGCCGGCGGGGGGATGCCGGGGAACCTGAACCTGGTGATCAACGCGGTGGACTACCTGGTGGGTGACGAGGAGCTCATCGAGCTGCGCGGCCGGGAAGTGACCACGCGTCCTCTGAAGGATCTGGCTGACGGCACCCGCCGGAGCCTCAAGTGGGTGAACATCCTGGGGCCGTCGGCGCTGATGGTAGCCACCGGCCTGTGGCGCTGGCGCAGCACCCGCCGCCGGCGCAAAATCCTGGAGGAGGCCTATGAAAAGTAA
- a CDS encoding DUF4340 domain-containing protein yields the protein MKSKSWRNIGIILAIVVVLWLLTRLQERRYTTSTDEVFAIPADDVASFVVQEGDRQVELVRWDTLWVVTGYEGRKVRQWRLNSFFNTVLPVERESMISDNPEKWGTYGVDDSTGRRLQIYDMSGALAAHVLVGRSSTNWQSSYVREADRDEVYLTRESIYHLLSADTTFWLEPPPKPEKEEEEND from the coding sequence ATGAAAAGTAAATCGTGGCGCAATATCGGTATCATTCTGGCCATTGTAGTCGTGCTATGGCTGCTCACGCGGCTGCAGGAGCGCCGTTATACCACCTCCACCGACGAGGTATTCGCTATCCCGGCCGACGACGTGGCCAGTTTCGTGGTCCAGGAAGGCGACCGGCAGGTGGAGCTGGTCCGGTGGGACACGCTGTGGGTGGTCACGGGCTATGAGGGGCGCAAGGTGCGCCAGTGGCGGCTGAATAGTTTCTTTAACACGGTGCTGCCGGTGGAGCGGGAGAGCATGATTTCCGACAACCCGGAGAAGTGGGGCACCTACGGTGTGGACGACTCCACCGGCCGCCGGCTACAGATTTACGACATGAGCGGCGCGCTGGCCGCCCACGTGCTGGTGGGCCGCTCCAGCACCAACTGGCAGAGCAGCTACGTGCGGGAGGCGGACCGGGACGAGGTCTACCTGACGCGTGAGAGCATTTACCATTTGCTATCGGCCGACACCACCTTCTGGCTGGAGCCGCCGCCCAAGCCGGAGAAGGAAGAGGAAGAAAACGATTAG
- a CDS encoding nucleoside kinase, with protein sequence MASNLHSISHPSAVHASLGFLLAVAVEELFPDRTLFIEHSFIGGYYCHFGAHEPAASDDLQSLTHRMHHYCRGQTPLELIEIEREQLQQRFQRSNRSDKLEILHRLGRETVPAARFRHYLDYRFEPMTADLNQLRHFSIDPYDHGFLLRFPSLLPPYEVPPLKDSPKLYQVIQQREEWGRALRVSNLCQLNAHLEGGPGRELVWVAEGLHEKTIARIADDLCKAHPHQRVVFISGPSSSGKTTFAKRLAIQLKVNLFNTLAISLDDYFKDHQDMSRLPDGTLDFESLEAVDLPRLIDDIQALLEGRAIPRRRFHFKEARGTDTDETLRLEPDTFLIVEGIHGLNPVFPRELGADAVQRIYVSAITQLNVDNEHRVSSSDNRLLRRLVRDTQFRGYSAEETLLRWPDVRLGEERHVFTYQEAADFMFNSSLIYELAVLRPSAEQVLQAVPATSQAFPEAQRLLTFLSFVATTDDAAVPHNSIIREFIGGSAFEY encoded by the coding sequence ATGGCATCGAACCTTCATAGTATCTCGCACCCCAGTGCGGTGCACGCCTCGCTGGGATTTCTGCTGGCCGTCGCCGTGGAGGAGCTCTTCCCGGACCGCACCCTGTTTATCGAACACTCCTTCATCGGCGGCTACTACTGCCACTTCGGTGCCCACGAACCCGCCGCCTCCGACGATCTGCAGAGCCTAACCCACCGCATGCATCACTACTGCCGCGGCCAGACACCCCTGGAACTCATCGAGATTGAGCGGGAGCAGCTGCAGCAGCGCTTCCAGCGGAGCAACCGCAGCGATAAGCTCGAAATCCTCCATCGATTGGGTCGAGAGACGGTCCCCGCCGCCCGCTTCCGGCACTACCTGGACTACCGCTTCGAACCCATGACCGCCGATCTGAACCAGCTCCGGCACTTCAGCATCGATCCCTACGACCACGGCTTCCTCCTGCGCTTCCCCAGCCTGCTGCCGCCCTACGAGGTACCACCCTTGAAGGACAGCCCCAAGCTGTACCAGGTCATCCAGCAGCGGGAGGAATGGGGCCGCGCCCTGCGGGTCAGTAACCTCTGCCAGCTCAACGCCCACCTGGAAGGCGGGCCGGGCCGGGAGCTGGTCTGGGTGGCCGAGGGACTCCACGAAAAGACCATCGCCCGGATCGCCGATGATCTCTGCAAAGCCCACCCCCACCAGCGCGTCGTCTTTATCTCCGGGCCTTCCTCATCGGGCAAGACCACTTTCGCCAAACGGCTGGCCATCCAGCTGAAGGTCAACCTCTTCAATACCCTGGCCATCTCCCTGGACGACTACTTCAAGGACCACCAGGACATGTCCCGCCTGCCCGACGGCACCCTGGACTTCGAGTCCCTGGAAGCCGTAGACCTACCCCGACTCATAGATGACATCCAGGCCCTGCTTGAAGGTCGGGCCATCCCGCGGCGGCGGTTCCATTTCAAGGAAGCTCGCGGGACCGACACCGACGAGACCCTGCGCCTCGAGCCGGATACCTTCCTGATCGTTGAAGGTATTCATGGCCTTAATCCCGTTTTCCCCCGCGAGCTGGGCGCCGACGCCGTCCAGCGCATCTACGTCAGCGCCATCACCCAGCTCAACGTGGACAACGAGCACCGGGTCTCATCCTCCGACAACCGCCTCCTGCGGCGCCTGGTGCGTGACACCCAGTTCCGCGGCTACAGCGCCGAGGAAACCCTCCTGCGCTGGCCCGATGTGCGCCTGGGCGAAGAACGCCACGTCTTCACCTACCAGGAAGCGGCCGACTTCATGTTCAATTCCTCCCTGATCTACGAACTGGCGGTGCTGCGCCCCAGCGCCGAACAGGTGCTCCAGGCCGTGCCCGCCACCAGCCAGGCCTTCCCCGAAGCCCAACGACTGCTCACCTTCCTATCCTTCGTGGCCACCACCGACGATGCCGCCGTACCCCACAACTCCATTATCCGGGAGTTCATCGGCGGCAGCGCATTTGAGTATTAG
- the buk gene encoding butyrate kinase: protein MSQLKQPPPGMSSNPATTTVSVLNPGSTSTQLALFDRQKELWREEVQHRPDELHQEVVRQMDLRWAAIEPHLKRIPSGSLVAVVGRGGPLKPLPGGTYAINDAMIADYSAARYANHASNLGALLAWQVARRFDVPAYIVDPVTTDEFELEARFSGIPEIERRCRSHALNIKAVTRKVAAEQGRALPQIRFVVTHLGGGISVAALREGRIVDVNDALLGMGPFSPERAGALPLEGLLHLAFSGEYTFDTLAHKLSRESGLKGYLGTNDLMEVLKRVDAGDEPAGQAYRTMVYQIAKEIGAMATVLEGKVDAIILTGAMARAERLCSDVTARVKFIAPVYTIPGSLELEALSQGVWRVIDGEEQAREYA, encoded by the coding sequence ATGTCTCAATTAAAACAACCGCCTCCGGGCATGTCCAGCAATCCGGCAACCACCACCGTCTCCGTGCTGAACCCCGGCTCCACCTCTACTCAGCTGGCCCTGTTTGACCGGCAAAAGGAGCTCTGGCGGGAGGAGGTCCAGCATCGACCCGATGAGCTGCATCAGGAAGTGGTGCGGCAGATGGATCTCCGCTGGGCGGCGATTGAGCCGCACCTCAAGCGCATCCCCTCCGGCTCCCTGGTGGCAGTGGTGGGTCGCGGCGGGCCCCTCAAACCCCTGCCCGGCGGTACCTATGCCATAAACGATGCCATGATCGCCGATTACTCCGCCGCCCGCTACGCCAATCACGCCTCCAACCTGGGAGCCTTGCTGGCCTGGCAGGTGGCCCGGCGCTTTGATGTGCCGGCCTACATCGTCGACCCGGTGACCACCGATGAATTCGAGCTAGAGGCCCGGTTCTCCGGCATCCCGGAGATCGAGCGCCGCTGCCGCAGCCACGCCCTGAACATCAAGGCGGTGACCCGGAAAGTTGCCGCTGAACAGGGCCGCGCGCTGCCACAGATCCGCTTCGTCGTCACCCACCTGGGCGGGGGGATATCGGTGGCTGCCCTGCGAGAGGGCCGAATCGTGGATGTGAACGACGCCCTGCTGGGAATGGGACCCTTCTCCCCGGAACGGGCCGGCGCCCTGCCTCTGGAAGGCCTCCTGCACCTGGCCTTCAGCGGGGAATATACCTTCGACACCCTGGCCCACAAACTGAGCCGGGAATCGGGACTCAAAGGCTATCTGGGCACCAACGACCTGATGGAAGTACTCAAGCGTGTCGACGCCGGCGACGAACCGGCCGGGCAGGCCTATCGAACCATGGTCTACCAGATCGCCAAGGAGATCGGCGCTATGGCTACCGTGCTGGAGGGAAAGGTCGACGCCATTATCCTGACCGGCGCCATGGCCCGGGCCGAAAGGCTTTGCAGCGATGTGACCGCCAGAGTCAAGTTCATCGCTCCCGTCTACACCATTCCCGGCTCCCTGGAGCTGGAAGCCCTCAGCCAGGGGGTCTGGCGGGTTATCGACGGCGAGGAACAGGCAAGAGAGTATGCCTGA
- a CDS encoding ABC transporter ATP-binding protein, giving the protein MIRIENLTKYYGDVCAIKDLNFTVHDGEILGFLGPNGAGKTTTLRIITTYLTPTAGTVYIDDLNIAEHSTELRARIGYLPELNPLYMEMPVYDLVVFVAKARGIIGRRFKEALGRVIEDCGIREVMHRPVGELSKGYRQRVGLAVAMIHDPEILIMDEPTAGLDPNQIAEIRSLIKELGKEKTVIISTHILQEVQAVADRMVILSNGQVVADGTTVELMTSFQGKPQLTLEVKNATEESIQGLAVRFPEIRIQEQKLQDGAGKVELEYPTGADLREQIFGYAVESGWTLLEMSRKQARLEDVFRSLTVEEGGARA; this is encoded by the coding sequence GTGATTCGAATCGAAAATCTAACCAAGTATTACGGTGATGTCTGCGCCATCAAGGACTTGAATTTCACGGTGCATGACGGTGAGATTTTAGGATTTCTGGGCCCCAACGGTGCCGGGAAAACCACCACCCTGCGGATCATCACCACCTACCTGACACCGACTGCGGGGACGGTTTACATCGATGACTTGAACATTGCCGAGCACTCCACCGAATTGCGGGCGCGCATCGGTTACCTGCCGGAGCTCAATCCGCTCTATATGGAAATGCCGGTCTATGACCTGGTAGTGTTTGTGGCCAAGGCCCGGGGCATTATCGGTCGACGCTTCAAAGAGGCTTTAGGCCGGGTCATAGAAGATTGCGGCATTCGGGAAGTAATGCACCGGCCGGTGGGTGAGCTCTCCAAGGGCTATCGCCAGCGGGTGGGCCTGGCGGTGGCCATGATCCACGATCCCGAGATCCTGATTATGGACGAGCCTACCGCTGGCCTGGACCCCAACCAGATCGCCGAAATCCGGTCGCTCATCAAGGAGCTGGGCAAGGAGAAGACGGTGATCATATCCACCCATATCCTCCAGGAGGTGCAGGCGGTGGCCGATCGCATGGTGATCCTGAGCAACGGCCAGGTGGTGGCCGACGGCACTACAGTCGAACTGATGACGAGTTTTCAGGGAAAGCCGCAGCTCACTCTGGAGGTGAAGAACGCCACCGAGGAGTCCATTCAGGGGCTGGCCGTCCGGTTCCCTGAAATCCGGATTCAGGAGCAGAAGCTGCAGGATGGTGCCGGGAAGGTTGAGCTGGAGTATCCCACGGGAGCGGACCTGCGGGAGCAGATTTTCGGCTACGCGGTGGAGTCGGGCTGGACTTTGCTGGAGATGTCCCGGAAGCAGGCCCGGCTGGAAGACGTCTTCCGGAGCCTGACCGTAGAGGAAGGAGGGGCCCGTGCGTGA